From Aquipuribacter nitratireducens, a single genomic window includes:
- a CDS encoding RNA degradosome polyphosphate kinase — MATTRRPARTATTTRPARSRARTGARPEPDGAAETPEGVTDAAGDGGDGARAPRSPRSEKAEIVEHLGEAVAEADHGEETEELPEDRFADREVSWLAFNERVLELAEDPDVPLLERARFLAIFASNLDEFYMVRVAGLKRRIATGIAVRAASGLEPREVLHEISARTEALMARHARLYRDVVGPEMAVHGITVVRWDELDDHACDRLGELFREQVFPVLTPLAVDPAHPFPYISGLSLNLAVVVSNPATGKQHFARVKVPPVLPRFLRVPRPGGNDDDVSVAFVPLEDVIAAHLGMLFPGMDVVRHSTFRVTRNEDLEVEEDDAENLLQALEKELLRRRFGPPVRLELADDMAEEDVELLVRELGVTPDEVYNLPEPLDLRGLTVMADLDRPELQYPRFLPRTHRDLAEVETAKASDVFGAVSRRDVLLHHPYDSFSTSVQAFLEQAAADPHVLAIKQTLYRTSGDSPIVDALIDAAEAGKQVLALVEIKARFDEQANISWARKLEQAGVHVVYGIVGLKTHAKLSLVVRREPGGLARYCHVGTGNYNPKTARIYEDLGLLTKDPQVADDLTVLFNQLSGFAPRASYRRLLVAPRTVRQGLVDLVDREIANAERGLPAGVRLKVNSIVDEVLIDSLYRASRAGVPVDVVVRGICAVRPGVPGLSDNIRVRSILGRFLEHSRIFWFAQDGEPVVYLGSADMMHRNLDRRVEALVRVGDPRHVEQLTQLLDLSMDDGTASWHLQADGAWERHHKGADGEPLADLQTVLIAQHGGRSARRSRSSSSARSGRVAR, encoded by the coding sequence ATGGCCACCACGCGACGACCCGCCCGCACCGCGACCACCACCCGGCCGGCGCGCTCGCGGGCCCGCACCGGCGCCCGGCCGGAGCCGGACGGCGCCGCGGAGACGCCGGAGGGCGTGACCGACGCGGCGGGCGACGGTGGGGACGGAGCGCGCGCGCCGCGGTCGCCCCGCTCGGAGAAGGCGGAGATCGTCGAGCACCTCGGGGAGGCGGTCGCCGAGGCCGACCACGGCGAGGAGACCGAGGAGCTGCCCGAGGACCGCTTCGCCGACCGCGAGGTCTCGTGGCTGGCGTTCAACGAGCGGGTGCTCGAGCTCGCCGAGGACCCCGACGTCCCGCTGCTCGAGCGGGCTCGCTTCCTTGCGATCTTCGCGAGCAACCTCGACGAGTTCTACATGGTCCGGGTGGCCGGGCTGAAGCGACGCATCGCGACCGGCATCGCGGTCCGGGCGGCGTCGGGGCTGGAGCCACGGGAGGTCCTCCACGAGATCTCCGCGCGCACCGAGGCCCTCATGGCCCGCCACGCCCGGCTCTACCGCGACGTCGTGGGGCCGGAGATGGCCGTCCACGGCATCACCGTCGTCCGGTGGGACGAGCTCGACGACCACGCGTGCGACCGGCTCGGCGAGCTGTTCCGCGAGCAGGTCTTCCCCGTCCTCACCCCGCTCGCCGTCGACCCCGCGCACCCGTTCCCCTACATCTCGGGGCTGTCGCTCAACCTCGCCGTCGTCGTGTCGAACCCGGCGACGGGCAAGCAGCACTTCGCGCGCGTCAAGGTGCCGCCGGTCCTGCCGCGCTTCCTCCGCGTCCCGCGCCCCGGCGGCAACGACGACGACGTGAGCGTCGCCTTCGTGCCGCTGGAGGACGTCATCGCCGCGCACCTCGGGATGCTGTTCCCCGGCATGGACGTCGTCCGGCACTCGACGTTCCGGGTCACGCGCAACGAGGACCTCGAGGTCGAGGAGGACGACGCGGAGAACCTCCTCCAGGCGCTGGAGAAGGAGCTCCTGCGCCGCCGGTTCGGCCCGCCGGTGCGGCTCGAGCTCGCCGACGACATGGCCGAGGAGGACGTTGAGCTGCTCGTCCGGGAGCTCGGCGTCACCCCGGACGAGGTGTACAACCTGCCGGAGCCGCTCGACCTGCGTGGGCTCACCGTCATGGCCGACCTCGACCGGCCGGAGCTGCAGTACCCCCGCTTCCTGCCGCGGACCCACCGCGACCTCGCGGAGGTCGAGACGGCGAAGGCGAGCGACGTCTTCGGCGCCGTCAGCCGTCGCGACGTGCTCCTGCACCACCCGTACGACTCCTTCAGCACGAGCGTCCAGGCGTTCCTCGAGCAGGCCGCGGCCGACCCCCACGTGCTCGCGATCAAGCAGACGCTCTACCGGACGAGCGGCGACTCCCCGATCGTCGACGCGCTCATCGACGCCGCCGAGGCGGGCAAGCAGGTCCTCGCCCTCGTCGAGATCAAGGCCCGCTTCGACGAGCAGGCGAACATCTCGTGGGCCCGCAAGCTCGAGCAGGCCGGCGTCCACGTCGTCTACGGCATCGTCGGGCTCAAGACGCACGCGAAGCTCAGCCTCGTCGTGCGGCGCGAGCCGGGTGGGCTCGCCCGCTACTGCCACGTCGGCACCGGCAACTACAACCCGAAGACCGCACGGATCTACGAGGACCTCGGCCTGCTGACCAAGGACCCGCAGGTCGCCGACGACCTCACCGTCCTGTTCAACCAGCTGAGCGGCTTCGCGCCACGGGCCTCCTACCGACGCCTGCTCGTCGCGCCCCGCACGGTGCGCCAGGGCCTCGTCGACCTCGTCGACCGGGAGATCGCCAACGCGGAGCGCGGGCTGCCGGCCGGGGTCCGCCTCAAGGTGAACTCCATCGTCGACGAGGTCCTCATCGACTCCCTCTACCGGGCATCGCGCGCCGGGGTCCCGGTCGACGTCGTGGTCCGCGGCATCTGCGCCGTCCGGCCGGGCGTGCCGGGGCTCAGCGACAACATCCGGGTGCGGAGCATCCTCGGGCGCTTCCTCGAGCACAGCCGCATCTTCTGGTTCGCCCAGGACGGGGAGCCGGTCGTCTACCTCGGCAGCGCGGACATGATGCACCGCAACCTCGACCGCCGGGTCGAGGCGCTCGTCCGGGTCGGTGACCCCCGCCACGTCGAGCAGCTCACGCAGCTGCTCGACCTGTCGATGGACGACGGCACCGCGTCGTGGCACCTGCAGGCGGACGGCGCGTGGGAGCGCCACCACAAGGGCGCGGACGGGGAGCCCCTCGCCGACCTCCAGACCGTCCTCATCGCCCAGCACGGGGGTCGCTCGGCACGGCGGTCGAGGAGCTCGTCGAGCGCCCGGAGCGGCCGCGTCGCGCGCTGA
- the mshD gene encoding mycothiol synthase, whose translation MVSDTGGAGGAGAAGAAGAVVVVEDDTDAPPAVTAREALARRAHLDPSDVEAVTSLVRRATDADGVAPLSEHVLLHLRRGGEEPGVHLLAHEDGGLVGYAHLDPTDPVEGASAELVVDPRHRRAGHGRRLVETLVALSEELADGRLRLWAHGEAPDAAALAAAMGFTRARELWQMRRSLHAALPRPVVPDDLHVRTFRPDDAEAVLAVNGAAFAEHPEQGRWTRADLDARLAERWFDPAGLFLAFDARPGSDGELLGFHWTKVHGGHDGHDGHDEGHDGEAGHDHSPIGEVYVVGVSPAAQGRGLGRLLTLVGLCHLRARGLDQAMLYVDADNTAAVRTYTSLGFSRWDVDVQFRRDVDGPTTT comes from the coding sequence ATGGTGTCGGACACGGGCGGGGCTGGTGGTGCCGGTGCCGCCGGTGCCGCCGGTGCCGTGGTCGTCGTCGAGGACGACACGGACGCGCCCCCGGCCGTGACGGCGCGCGAGGCCCTCGCGCGGCGCGCGCACCTCGACCCCTCCGACGTCGAGGCCGTGACGTCCCTCGTGCGGCGCGCGACGGACGCCGACGGTGTCGCGCCGCTGAGCGAGCACGTGCTGCTCCACCTGCGCCGCGGTGGCGAGGAGCCCGGGGTCCACCTGCTGGCGCACGAGGACGGCGGGCTCGTCGGCTACGCGCACCTGGACCCGACCGACCCCGTCGAGGGGGCGTCCGCGGAGCTCGTCGTCGATCCGCGGCACCGCCGCGCCGGACACGGCCGCCGCCTCGTCGAGACCCTCGTCGCCCTCAGCGAGGAGCTGGCCGACGGTCGCCTCCGGCTGTGGGCGCACGGCGAGGCGCCGGACGCCGCCGCCCTCGCCGCGGCCATGGGCTTCACCCGCGCCCGCGAGCTGTGGCAGATGCGCCGCTCGCTCCACGCGGCCCTCCCGCGGCCGGTCGTGCCGGACGACCTCCACGTGCGGACGTTCCGCCCCGACGACGCCGAGGCCGTGCTCGCCGTCAACGGTGCGGCGTTCGCCGAGCACCCCGAGCAGGGCCGCTGGACCCGCGCCGACCTCGACGCGCGGCTCGCCGAACGCTGGTTCGACCCCGCGGGGCTCTTTCTCGCCTTCGACGCGCGTCCCGGCTCCGACGGGGAGCTGCTCGGCTTCCACTGGACGAAGGTCCACGGCGGCCACGACGGTCACGACGGCCACGACGAGGGCCACGACGGGGAGGCCGGGCACGACCACAGCCCCATCGGCGAGGTGTACGTCGTCGGCGTCTCCCCGGCGGCGCAGGGCCGGGGCCTCGGGCGGCTCCTCACGCTCGTGGGGCTGTGCCACCTCCGGGCGCGCGGTCTCGACCAGGCCATGCTCTACGTCGACGCCGACAACACCGCCGCGGTGCGGACCTACACCTCGCTCGGCTTCTCCCGCTGGGACGTCGACGTGCAGTTCCGTCGCGACGTCGACGGTCCCACGACCACCTGA
- a CDS encoding bifunctional metallophosphatase/5'-nucleotidase, producing the protein MSQATRRGAVAAVAAAALVAAGTATAGSAVAAPPADKGKPAPKPAFTLTIAHNNDGESALTPTEIDGGEYGGVARFASVVERIERQATTGRPAPGQSGKRGFLLLNSGDNYLAGAEFNASRQEGAPFYDAVAVDYLDYDALAIGNHEFDFGPQTLARFISSVPDTTFVSANLDVSGEPSLAALAADGSIAASTVVKERGERIGVIGLTTPLLPTISSPGAVVADPDLVDITQAQIDLLTEQGVDIIVLQSHLQDIQEELALVTELSGIDVVIGGGGAELLADEDDLLVPGDTRLDDYPLYSTDADGDEVPVVTTLGSWRYVGALTVNFDGDGEVTSVDEDASGVRRVSSVGPDAVEPDPFLVENVEEPVQEYLDALEANVIAQTEVVLDLQTVDVRTGESNGGNLMADMQLAIATQQAAAFGTPVPDLAFHNGGGIRGNIDQPVGPITEADTFRIAAFSNFVSVAPAYTAQQLEQLLERGASAYPAASGAFVQIAGASYTIDASRPAGDRIQDLVLDDGTVVIQDHVVLEPTRTFAVASNDFSLDGGDGYPDVDFVRLGVQYQQGLVTYLSEDLGGVVTAAQYPRGGEGRITILP; encoded by the coding sequence ATGTCCCAGGCAACCCGCCGCGGCGCAGTCGCCGCCGTGGCCGCTGCGGCGCTCGTCGCCGCCGGCACCGCAACCGCCGGCAGCGCCGTCGCCGCCCCTCCCGCCGACAAGGGCAAGCCGGCCCCCAAGCCCGCGTTCACCCTGACGATCGCGCACAACAACGACGGCGAGTCCGCCCTCACGCCCACCGAGATCGACGGGGGCGAGTACGGCGGTGTCGCCCGGTTCGCCTCCGTCGTCGAGCGGATCGAGCGCCAGGCCACCACCGGGCGCCCGGCTCCCGGCCAGTCGGGCAAGCGCGGCTTCCTTCTCCTCAACTCCGGTGACAACTACCTGGCCGGCGCCGAGTTCAACGCCTCCCGCCAGGAGGGCGCCCCCTTCTACGACGCCGTCGCCGTCGACTACCTGGACTACGACGCGCTCGCGATCGGCAACCACGAGTTCGACTTCGGCCCGCAGACGCTCGCGCGCTTCATCTCCTCGGTGCCCGACACGACGTTCGTCTCGGCGAACCTCGACGTCTCGGGCGAGCCGTCCCTCGCCGCCCTGGCGGCGGACGGGTCGATCGCGGCCAGCACCGTGGTGAAGGAGCGCGGCGAGCGGATCGGCGTCATCGGGCTCACCACGCCGCTGCTCCCGACGATCTCCTCCCCCGGCGCCGTCGTCGCCGACCCCGACCTCGTCGACATCACGCAGGCGCAGATCGACCTGCTCACCGAGCAGGGCGTCGACATCATCGTCCTGCAGTCGCACCTGCAGGACATCCAGGAGGAGCTCGCGCTCGTCACGGAGCTCAGCGGCATCGACGTCGTCATCGGCGGCGGCGGCGCCGAGCTGCTCGCCGACGAGGACGACCTCCTCGTGCCGGGTGACACGCGGCTCGACGACTACCCGCTCTACTCCACCGACGCGGACGGCGACGAGGTGCCCGTCGTCACGACGCTCGGCTCGTGGCGCTACGTCGGGGCCCTCACCGTCAACTTCGACGGCGACGGCGAGGTGACCTCCGTCGACGAGGACGCCAGCGGCGTCCGGCGGGTGTCGTCGGTCGGTCCCGACGCCGTCGAGCCCGACCCGTTCCTCGTGGAGAACGTGGAGGAGCCGGTCCAGGAGTACCTCGACGCCCTCGAGGCGAACGTCATCGCCCAGACCGAGGTCGTCCTCGACCTCCAGACGGTCGACGTGCGCACCGGCGAGTCGAACGGCGGCAACCTCATGGCCGACATGCAGCTCGCCATCGCGACACAGCAGGCCGCCGCGTTCGGCACGCCCGTCCCGGACCTCGCCTTCCACAACGGTGGCGGTATCCGCGGGAACATCGACCAGCCGGTGGGGCCGATCACCGAGGCGGACACGTTCCGCATCGCGGCCTTCTCCAACTTCGTGTCGGTGGCACCCGCCTACACGGCCCAGCAGCTCGAGCAGCTCCTCGAGCGGGGTGCGAGCGCCTACCCGGCGGCGAGCGGGGCGTTCGTGCAGATCGCCGGCGCCAGCTACACGATCGACGCCTCGCGCCCGGCGGGTGACCGCATCCAGGACCTCGTCCTGGACGACGGCACCGTGGTCATCCAGGACCACGTCGTGCTCGAGCCGACCCGCACCTTCGCCGTCGCGTCGAACGACTTCTCGCTCGACGGCGGCGACGGCTACCCCGACGTGGACTTCGTCCGGCTCGGCGTGCAGTACCAGCAGGGCCTCGTCACGTACCTCAGCGAGGACCTCGGCGGCGTCGTGACCGCCGCGCAGTACCCGCGCGGTGGCGAGGGCCGGATCACGATCCTCCCCTGA
- a CDS encoding winged helix-turn-helix domain-containing protein yields the protein MARLVLLGDAMSPSTQALPALALLPHRVEVLPGVPGALVDLGDADVVLVDCLRDLVAARALCRLLRTTTPEVPVLAVMSEGGLAAVSGDWGVTDVVLRDAGPAEVDARIRLAVTATAAVDGGTDVPGEIVAGDVVIDESTYTARVRRTVLDLTYKEFELLKFLAAHPGRVFTRAQLLQEVWGYDYFGGTRTVDVHVRRLRAKLGAEHEHLIGTVRNVGYRLVVGRAAAEEDAG from the coding sequence GTGGCGCGACTCGTCCTGCTCGGCGATGCCATGAGTCCGTCCACGCAGGCCCTGCCGGCCCTCGCCCTCCTGCCGCACCGCGTCGAGGTGCTCCCGGGTGTGCCCGGCGCCCTCGTCGACCTCGGTGACGCCGACGTCGTCCTCGTCGACTGCCTGCGCGACCTCGTCGCCGCGCGCGCCCTCTGCCGCCTGCTGCGCACGACCACACCGGAGGTGCCGGTTCTCGCCGTCATGTCCGAGGGCGGTCTCGCCGCGGTGTCCGGGGACTGGGGGGTCACCGACGTCGTGCTGCGCGACGCCGGCCCCGCGGAGGTCGACGCCCGGATCCGGCTCGCGGTGACGGCGACGGCGGCGGTGGACGGCGGGACCGACGTCCCCGGCGAGATCGTCGCCGGGGACGTCGTCATCGACGAGAGCACGTACACGGCGCGGGTCCGGCGCACGGTGCTCGACCTCACGTACAAGGAGTTCGAGCTCCTCAAGTTCCTCGCCGCGCACCCGGGCCGTGTCTTCACCCGCGCCCAGCTGCTGCAGGAGGTGTGGGGCTACGACTACTTCGGCGGCACGCGGACGGTCGACGTCCACGTCCGGCGGCTGCGGGCCAAGCTCGGCGCCGAGCACGAGCACCTCATCGGGACGGTCCGCAACGTCGGGTACCGCCTCGTCGTCGGCCGCGCCGCGGCCGAGGAGGACGCGGGCTGA
- a CDS encoding thioredoxin family protein: MDPLLVRAVVLAAVAVVVVVVGLAWQAHHDRLLRRRPSPVPADAPVVTLPAESLDTPPGQRATVVVVGTRGCSDCARTLALLRADLADRPGVSVAHVLAERVPELVSALDVRAAPTVLLAGADRRVVAQHPGAVAPDVVRAALDGLGSAPAAGATGSTRAPA, from the coding sequence GTGGACCCCCTCCTCGTGCGCGCCGTCGTGCTTGCGGCGGTCGCGGTCGTGGTCGTCGTCGTGGGGCTCGCGTGGCAGGCCCACCACGACCGGCTGCTGCGTCGGCGACCGAGCCCCGTGCCCGCGGACGCCCCCGTCGTCACCCTCCCCGCCGAGTCGCTCGACACGCCGCCGGGCCAGCGGGCGACCGTCGTCGTGGTCGGGACGCGCGGCTGCTCGGACTGCGCCCGCACTCTCGCGCTGCTGCGGGCGGACCTCGCCGACCGACCGGGGGTCTCGGTCGCACACGTCCTCGCCGAGCGGGTCCCCGAGCTCGTGAGCGCGCTCGACGTCCGCGCGGCCCCGACGGTGCTCCTCGCCGGCGCCGACCGGCGGGTCGTCGCGCAGCACCCCGGGGCCGTCGCCCCCGACGTCGTGCGCGCCGCGCTCGACGGCCTCGGCAGCGCGCCCGCCGCCGGCGCGACCGGCAGCACGCGGGCTCCCGCGTG